The Tripterygium wilfordii isolate XIE 37 chromosome 4, ASM1340144v1, whole genome shotgun sequence genome has a window encoding:
- the LOC119997879 gene encoding G-type lectin S-receptor-like serine/threonine-protein kinase SD2-5, with protein MKAAIVILVFLLVMILTRLSVAVQRFFNGKKLSSASNPQLPKCITPAVHKLLDELEKPIRFSSLQLKIATQNFSSFLGAGAYGAVYKGELPGGFMVAVKVLNGSSDKKIEDQFLAEVSTIGRTHHINLVLLYGFCFEKDLRALVYEFLEKSSLDRLLFNGGGDNSTIEWESLHNIAVGTARGIAYLHEECQQRIIHYDIKPENILLNSELCPKVSDFGLAKLCNREKTHMTLTEGGRGTPGYAAPEMWMPFPVSHKCDVYSFGMLLFEILGRRRNMDENLPESQEWFPKWVWKKFEKGEFSDLMVVCRIEDKDRDKAERMAMVALWSVQYLPELRPWMSHVVKMLEGGLNIPRPRNPFQHLTSGSPRSDLVARFIEEACSLKREIARTTSESFATCPTPTMQKYEIEIATL; from the exons ATGAAAGCAGCAATAGTGATTCTAGTATTCCTCT TGGTGATGATCTTGACGAGGCTCTCAGTGGCAGTTCAGAGGTTCTTCAATGGAAAAAAGCTGTCCTCTGCCTCAAACCCTCAACTCCCCAAGTGTATCACACCAGCAGTTCACAAACTCTTAGATGAACTCGAAAAACCAATCCGGTTCTCGTCTCTCCAACTCAAGATCGCTACTCAAAATTTCTCCAGTTTTCTTG gTGCCGGTGCTTATGGAGCGGTTTACAAAGGGGAGCTTCCTGGTGGATTTATGGTGGCGGTTAAGGTTCTGAATGGGAGCTCAGATAAGAAAATTGAGGATCAATTTCTGGCAGAAGTGAGCACTATAGGGAGAACTCACCATATTAATCTTGTTCTGCTTTACGGGTTTTGTTTCGAAAAGGATTTACGAGCTCTTGTCTATGAGTTCTTGGAGAAGAGTTCTCTGGATCGATTACTATTTAATGGGGGCGGCGATAATAGTACTATAGAGTGGGAATCATTGCACAACATTGCAGTTGGTACTGCTAGAGGGATTGCATATTTACATGAAGAGTGTCAACAGAGAATAATACACTATGACATAAAGCCTGAAAACATTCTCTTGAATAGTGAATTGTGCCCTAAAGTGTCCGATTTCGGACTTGCAAAGCTTTGTAACAGAGAGAAGACACATATGACACTAACAGAAGGAGGCAGAGGAACCCCCGGATACGCTGCGCCAGAAATGTGGATGCCATTTCCTGTCAGTCACAAATGCGACGTTTACAGCTTTGGGATGCTGCTGTTCGAGATCCTGGGACGTCGAAGAAACATGGACGAAAATCTACCGGAGAGTCAGGAATGGTTTCCGAAATGGGTGTGGAAGAAATTCGAGAAGGGCGAGTTCTCGGATTTGATGGTTGTGTGTAGGATTGAAGATAAAGACAGAGACAAAGCAGAGAGGATGGCAATGGTTGCTTTATGGTCTGTTCAATATCTGCCAGAGTTAAGGCCATGGATGAGTCATGTGGTGAAAATGTTGGAAGGAGGACTGAATATACCAAGACCAAGAAACCCTTTTCAACACTTGACTTCTGGATCTCCCCGCTCGGATCTAGTCGCCAGATTCATCGAGGAAGCGTGCAGTTTGAAGCGAGAAATCGCTCGAACAACAAGTGAATCTTTTGCTACTTGTCCAACTCCAACCATGCAAAAATACGAGATCGAAATAGCTACGTTGTAA